GGGAACTTGGTAAATATGTCAGTCAGCTGCTCATCTGAGCGAACGAGGAGAAGACGCAGAAGATTAACTTGTATTTTTTCACGAACAACGTAGCAATCGAGCTCTATATGTTTGGTTCTTTCGTGAAAGCTCTGATTATGAGCTATGTGTCTGGCCAATTTGTTGTCATAGTAGAGATCTGGAATTCTAGCTTCTTGAACCTGTAGGTCATCTAAGAGATAGTGTATCCCTGTATCTCAAAGTAGTAGCTGCTAGAGCACGATACTCTGTCTCAGTTGAAGATCTGGATACAATGCTTTGTTTCTTGGATTTCCATGAGACGAGGGATGATCCAAGGAAGACACAAAACCTTGTAGTGGATCTTCTAGTATTGGGACAGGTGGCCCAATCTGAATCACTGAAGGCCTTTAGGTGGGTGGGAGAGTCTGCCGAAAAGAATAATCCCTCTGATGGCTTAGACTTTATGTATCTAAGCACATGTTGAATAGCCTGGTAGTGGTAATCAGTTGGAGATTGCATGAATTGACtcaataaattaatagaaaaacacaaATCAGGTCTAGTGTTGGTGAGATAGAGCAACTTCCCTATTAGTCTTCGATAGGAGCTTGGATCATCTAAGTAGTTGTCCATTTTGCATAGTGAACTTGTATCACTTAGAAAAGGGGTCGAGCAGGGCTTGCAACCCTGCATTCCTGTCTCCTCAAGAATGTCTAGGGCATATTTCCTTTGAGACAAATGAATTCTTTTCTTAGATCTTGCTACCTCCAGGCCTAGGAAAT
This genomic interval from Vigna radiata var. radiata cultivar VC1973A chromosome 8, Vradiata_ver6, whole genome shotgun sequence contains the following:
- the LOC106770068 gene encoding uncharacterized protein LOC106770068; its protein translation is MDNYLDDPSSYRRLIGKLLYLTNTRPDLCFSINLLSQFMQSPTDYHYQAIQHVLRYIKSKPSEGLFFSADSPTHLKAFSDSDWATCPNTRRSTTRFCVFLGSSLVSWKSKKQSIVSRSSTETEYRALAATTLRYRDTLSLR